Below is a genomic region from Actinomadura sp. NAK00032.
TCGCGGGCAGTTCGGCGGGCGGGCACATGGCGGCGCTGGCCGCGCTCACCCCCAACGACCCGGCCTTCCAACCGGGCTTCGAAGACGCCGACACGTCCGTCACCGGAGCCGTCTATCTGAACGGCTGGTACGGCCCCTACTTCAACGGCGAACCCGGGTCCTCGCCCCTCGACCACATCGGACCGGACGCCCCGCCGTTCTTCGTGGCACACGGCGACCTCGACCCGCTGGTGCCCGTGACCGACGCGCGGAACTTCACCGACCGGCTACGCCAGACCTCGAACGCCCCCGTCGTCTACGCCGAACTGCACGGCGGCAACCACGCCTTCGACCTGTACCACTCCTTCCGCTTCGAGGCGCTCATCGACGCCATCGAGGCATTCACCGTCCAGGTCAGATCGCAGAACAAGAAGACCCGCCAGCCTTAGCGCTCGACCGGCGCGCGGCGTTGGAGAGCCTGCGACCGCATCCGGAGGTCGCCGGCGAACACGGCCGATGCGATCTCGCGCAACCGCCATTCCCGCCCATTGCCGTTGCGAGCCGGTGTTCGGCGCCGGCCGAGTGCACCCCGGAGCTCGGCCGGCGCGGCGCAGGCGGCGATGCCCCACCAGGCACCCGGGAATGCGCGGCCCCGGTGCCGCAATGCCCTCCGGCTCGTTCGTCAGGGGCGACATCTTCGGCTACGAAACCGTCGGCGGCGCGACGATCAGGGGCCGCCAGGCGACCGTCATGTGAACCTCCCCGAGTGGCCCGACCCTTCGATACCGTTGGCGCGACCAACAAAAGCATGTATCGTAGGCGACGCCAACATTGGCCAAGCCAACGAAAGGCCCGCCATGCCCACCGACACCCGGATCGCCGACCGCCTGGAGATCAACGACCTGTTCACCCGCTTCGCGCTCCTGCTCGACGAGAAGCGGTGGGAGGACGTCGGCACCGTCTTCGCCGACGACGCCGTAGTGCATTCGCCGCGCGGAGGCCAACTCCGCGGCGCCGACAAGATCGTCGAGTTCATGCGGCAGGGCGAGGTCGAGGGGGTGCGCACCCAGCACACGACCACCGACCTGCTGGTGGACGTCGACGGCGACCAGGCCGCCGCTTCAGCGAACTCAGTGGTCTACTACTTCCGCGACGGCCAGCCACCCCACTTCACCGGCGGCCTGCGCCAGCACTTCACCGCAACCCGGACACCGGCGGGCTGGCGCCTCCAGGAGGTCCGCATCAAGCCCGCCTGGACCCGCGAAACCTGACCCAACCGCAAGCAGACGACCCACGAGCGCCCTGCGGGGACACGAACCAACCGATTACGTCCCCGCAGCCAAAGCACGAAGCACGAAGCACGAAGCACCGACCAGCCAACCGGGCCGACTCCACCCCTGTCGCTTTGTCGATCTGTCGGACGATCAGGGGCTGATCGGCAGGCCAATGGCCGCACCCGTTCTGCGGCATCCATGTTCTTATGGAACACATGGCGGTGGACGCGGAGGAGATCGGTCGACGGATCGCCGAGGCTCGCGGCAGAGCCGGTTTGACGCAGGAGGCGCTGGCCGACCGACTCGCTCTGGCACGCTCGTCCCTGGCCAAGATCGAGGGTGGCAGCCGCCGCGTGACGGCGCTGGAGCTGGCGCGGGTAGCGGAGGAGTTGGGCACTCGTATCGAATGGTTCCTGGAGGACGCTCCGGAGGCGATCGTCTCACGGCGGAACGCCCAGGATCCGGGTGCGCCAAGCCCCGGAATCGATCTCATGGTCGAACGGGTCGCACGGGCGGTGGAGTTCGTTTCGGAACGCTCGCGGCGTCTGCTTCTCACGAGCCCACCGCAAGCAGCGATGCCCCGTGATCGCGACCAAGCGGAGGAACTGGCCGCGAACGCCCGCTCACTCCTTGGCGCTGCTCCCGGCGGACCGCTCACAGACCTGGCCGGGCCGTTCGCGGCGATCGGACTGCTGGCGTTCTCGTTCGACCTCGGCAGGGATTCGGCCGACGCCGCGACGATCCTGCTCCGCCAGGGCGGAGTGGCGATCATCAATGGAGACAGACCTGTCGGCCGCAGGCGCCTCGCTCTCGCCCACGAGTTGGGCCACTATCTGGTGGCAGACGAGTACGCCGTCGACTGGCGCATCGCCGAAGCACAAGATGCCGAACGGCGGGAGAGCCTTCCCGACCGGTTCGCCCGGGCCGTCCTGCTACCGCGGAAGAGCATCGAGGAGGACTGGCACCGGTTCACGTCAGGCGACGGCGGACCTCGCTCAGCAGCGGTGCGCATGGCCAGTTCCTACCGCGTCGACATGGCGACTCTTGCGCGACGGCTCGCCGAACTCGCCATCATCGATGGCGCCGATGCGAAGAAGGTCCGGGAGACCAAGACGACACGCGCCGACATCGTCGAGTACGACCTTGTCGTGGCCGACGAACTGGCTTCGCCGGCTCTTCCACGCGTCTACGAGCACGCGGTCCTCTCGTTGTACCGCGAGGAAACGATCTCAAGTGCACGGGCGCTGGACCTGCTGTTCGACACCTGGGGAGACGAGCCGTTGCCGACACTTCCCAGGCGTTCCGAGGGTGAGATCTGGCAGTTCGTCTGATCGAAGCATCGGCCAGGAAGTACCCGTCTTCGACACCGGCCCACTCAGCCACTTCGCGATGCAGGGCTGGCTCGACTGCCTACGCGCCGTCGTCGCCGAGCGGCGGGCCGTCATCGCATCTATCCCGCCAGGACGTGCGAGAACTGACCCCATCCGAAGGCAGACGACTCACGGGTGCCCTGCGGGCACGATTCAACCGACCGAGGCCCGCAGCCAATGAGCGAGGCGACCGACCCACCAAGCCGATGTCCGCCCGTTACGCCGAAACCAAGTCGAACAGCGGTACGCCAGCGGGCTCGGTATCTCCAACATGGCACCGACCCGCTGGCGGCCTTGTCGATGACACCGCAGCTCGGCCTCGCTCAAAGGCCAATTCCCTGCTCCTGGTCAGGCCCACACCGGCACTACCGCTTGAGGTCGGCCAGCAGCATCACGAACGCACGACGCGACACCAGAAGTCGCGGGCCGTCCGGATCCTTGCTGTCACGGACGGCAACCGTCCCATGTTCGGATGCCAACTCGACGCAGTGCCCGCCGTTGTTCGTGCTATGACTGCTCTTACGCCACAGAGCGTCACTCAGCTGCATGTTCCCCTACCGCTTCAGGTCGGACAGCAGCGCCGCGAATGCACGACGCGTCACCAACAGCTTCGGGCCGTCCGGGTCCTTGCTGTCACGGACGGCGACGGTGCCAGGGATGGAAGCCAACTCAACGCAGTTTCCACCGTTGTTCGTGCTACGGCTGCTCTTGCGCCACACGCCGTCACTCAACTGCATGCTTCCCCCTACCGCTTGAGGTCAGACAGCAGCACGGCGAACGCACGACGCGACACCAGCAGCCTCGGGCCGTCCGGATCCTTGCTGTCGCGAACAGCGACGGTGCCAGGGATGGAAGCCAACTCAACACAAGCGCCGCCGTTGTTCGTGCTGCGGCCACTCTTGCGCCACTGAGCAGAACTCACGTCCATTTTTCCGCTACCACCTTACGGATTATCTCCACCGAATCTCTTACTGAGTATGCGCCGGAGCGGAGGGAAACCAGCGCTTCGGACAGCTTCGTAACGTCCGCGGCACCAGCCATTGTCATACCGCGCAGCGCCGTCTCCACGTAAGCTACCTCACTGCGGTCGGGCATAGTCGCGAGGATGAATGAGCCCGATAGACCATCGTGGACCTCTGAAGGCACCACCTGTATCGTGAGGCGCTTCTTTTGCAAGGCGACCAGGTGTTCTAGCTGTTCCCTCATGACCTCGGGGCCGCCCACGTCGCGATTGAGAACGCTCTCGTCCAGGAGGACGGACAGGGCGGGCGCAGGCGGGTCCTCCCTGCTCAAGATGCTCTGTCGGGACATGCGAGCGGAGACAGCCGCCTCATCGTCCAGCAGTGCGCTCGCGTACTTCGGGGTTTGCAGGAGGCCGTGTACCACAGAGAGTTCGAACGCTTCGACCATGACGGCTTCCCGCTCGATGGGCGGCCAGTCGAACCAGACGGGGTAGGCGGCCTCCTCGACGAGGTCCCTCCAGAGCAGCTTCAAGCAACCCTGAGCTCCAACGATTCCGTCAAGTTGCTCAGCGAATTCGAAGGTACAGCGCGTCTTACCGACCTCGACTTGGCCGATGTAGGAGCCGGTGACGGGGAACCGCTCCCCTAGACGATCTTGACTGAGGCCCATGCGCTCCCGGTAGAAGCGCACCTGGTTGCCGAAGGCGATGAGCGTCGGGCTGACGGCGTGCAGGTTCCGGCTGGGCTTGCGGGCCATGGTCCTCGTCCTCTCGCAACCAATCTGCGCCCCACGCCGAGCGACCGCAAGTGGATCCCAACCGCCATTGCCGTGATTACGCAGATGGACTCTCGTTGTCACACAGAGTGTTGCCCATCCACTTCTCTGGTGTCAGCCGAATCCGACACGTTCCAAAGGTGGTGGGTGATGCCTCCGATAGTGGTCGCGCCTGATGAGGGGCGGACGACGATCGTTCTCGAGCCCGACGAGCGGGCGCCGGCGCTCGCGCGGCGGTTCGTGGGCGGGTGGTTCCGGGAGTGGGGGATCTCGGACGACTCCGACGCGCGGGTCGTCGCATCCGAGCTGGTCACGAACTCGCTGGTGCACGGCAAGGGGCCCATCGTCCTGCGGGTGCTCCGGGACGAGGACGACGGGCGTCCTGTCATCGAGGCGTGGGACGGCGGCGACGGGATGCCCGAGGTCCAGCCGGAGGATCGCGCGGCCCTGGGCGGGCGCGGGCTGCTGATGGTGTCGCGGCTCGCGGTGGCCTGGGGGACGCGGCCGCTGCTCGAAGGCGGGAAGGTCACGTGGGCCAAGTGCTGAGGCTGGAACGTTCCGCGCTCTACTGGCGGACGCGGCTGGGCCGGGCGACCGCCGTCCGCTACCTGGACGTTCTCTCCGTGGCGCTTCAGCCGCAGGGCTGGCGCTTCATCAAGGTCTACCGGCCCGCGCCGATCCCGCTGCTCTGGGTCTACGCGAACGGCGGCGAGGGCGTCGGGGTCGTGGTGAGCGTGCTGGCGGTTCCGGGTGACACCTGGGCCTATCACGACGCTCGGCGGGGGCGGCGCGGGTATTTGTGCGCGTGCGGGGACGCGAAGGCGGCGGGCGAGGTCGTCGGCCGGCTGCTCAAGCACCGGATGTACCCGGCCACCTGGTAGCTCCGCGCATGGGAAGGGGCCCGTCCCCCCCGGACGGGCCCCTAGCCGGTTCGGCGGTCAGCCGAAGGCGGAGCACTCCACGACGGCGCGCCGTTCGGTCATGCCCTGCTGGACCGCCGTGTTCACGCAGGACTGCTGCTTCTCAGTCAGCGTCGGCTGGCCGCACTCCGTCACACTGGAGTACGTGCGGCAGTCCTGGCGCGTGTCCTGGCCCTGGGCGGGATCGGACGCCTGGGCGGCGGCCGCGCCGCCCACACCTCCGACCCCGACCACGGCTGCGATCAGTGCGCCGGTCATGACCCTCTTCATCTGCTCTACTCCCCCGTCGCGTACATCAGGCAACGACCACCTTCATCCCCGGGGCCTAACCGCCCAAAACATGACAAAAGGTCAAGAAAAGCGAGCGTCTCCGCAGGTCAAGCCCCGGTGACGGGACGAGGGCGGGCGAACTCCGCGCGGACGCCCAGCAGGCGCACCGGACGGCCGCCGCCGAACCGGGCGAGCGCGGCGAGGGCGGCCTCCTCGATCTGCGCCGGGGCCGCCGTCGGCGCGTCCAGCGTGGTGCCGTGGGTGCGGGTCGTGAACGGCGCGTACCGGACCTTCACGATCACGCGGGCGACGTTGCCGCCTTCGTCCGCCACATCGGACGCGACCCGGCGCGCCAGCCGGGACACCTCGCGGCGCACGCTCTCCCAGTCGTCCAAGTCCTGCTGGAACGTGGTCTCCCTACCCCGCGAGCGCGGGACGTGCGGGGCGTCGGTCACCGGCGAGCCGTCCAGGCCCCGGGCGAGCCGCACCAGCCACGGGCCGGTCGCGGGGCCGAACCGCTCGGCCAGCGCGCTGGGATCGGCCGCCGCGAGTTCGCGCACCGTGGTGATCCCGGCCCCCTTCAGCTTCTTGGCGGTCTTGGCCCCGATGCCCCAGAGCGCGTCGGTCGGCCGGTCGCCGAGGACTTCGAACCAGGTGTCCCCGGTGAGCCGGAAGACCCCGGCCGGCTTGCCGAGACCGGTCGCGATCTTGGCCTGGAGCTTGTTCTCGCCGATGCCCACCGTGCAATCGAGGCCCGTCGCGGCATGGACGCGGGCGCGGATCTCCTGCGCCACCGCCTCCGGGTCACCATCGACCGCCAGGAACGCCTCGTCCCAGCCGAGCACCTCGACCACGGCACCGAACCCGCGCAGCGTCTCCATGACCCTTGTCGACACGGACTCGTAGAGTTCGCGGTCCACGGGCAGGAACACCGCGTCCGGGCAGCGCCGCGCCGCCGTGCGGAGCGGTTGGCCGGAGTGGACGCCATAGGCGCGGGCCTCGTAGGAGGCCGTGCTCACCACGCCGCGCTTCGTCGGATCGCCGTCGCCGCCGACGATCACCGGCCGCCCGCGCAGCTCCGGTCGGCGCAGCACCTCGACGGCCGCGAGGAACTGGTCCAGATCGACGTGCAGCACCCAGGGAGCCACCCCTTGATTGTGCCCACCAGCAGGAGAAACGTTGCTAGTGGGCGAGGGCGCGCCTGATCGCTGCCTCTACGGGTGACGGGCCGGTCGGGTGCAGCGGCTGCGCTGGGCTCAACTTCGGCTGCCCCAGAAAGCGGGGCTTTGTCCCGGTGTTCGGCTGGCCCGCGTGCACCAGGAACGGGTGGCACAGGTAGACGTCTCCCGCATTGCCCGTCGCGTGGACGGTCGGCCGGTGCGCGGTGGCGGCGTCCGCCCGCTGGGCCAGCTCCCGGGCGTCCAGCCCGTCGTCTCCCTCGGGGGCGAGGACGCGCGCCACGTCCTGGTGGGAGCCGGGGCGCAGGCGGGTCGGCCCGTCGTCCGGGCCGACGTCGGAGAGCAGGAAGAACATCAGCAGCGCGCGGTCCCGGGACACGGCGTTCGCGCGCCAGGTCAGGTAGTCGTCCGGGACGGAGCCGGGGCCGGGGAAGCTCACGTCGACGTGCCAGCCGTCCACGACGGCCGGTTCGCCGCTCGGGAAGCGGATCACGAACCCGCCGAGGCTGG
It encodes:
- a CDS encoding ATP-binding protein, which produces MPPIVVAPDEGRTTIVLEPDERAPALARRFVGGWFREWGISDDSDARVVASELVTNSLVHGKGPIVLRVLRDEDDGRPVIEAWDGGDGMPEVQPEDRAALGGRGLLMVSRLAVAWGTRPLLEGGKVTWAKC
- a CDS encoding nuclear transport factor 2 family protein gives rise to the protein MPTDTRIADRLEINDLFTRFALLLDEKRWEDVGTVFADDAVVHSPRGGQLRGADKIVEFMRQGEVEGVRTQHTTTDLLVDVDGDQAAASANSVVYYFRDGQPPHFTGGLRQHFTATRTPAGWRLQEVRIKPAWTRET
- a CDS encoding DUF397 domain-containing protein, with the translated sequence MQLSDGVWRKSSRSTNNGGNCVELASIPGTVAVRDSKDPDGPKLLVTRRAFAALLSDLKR
- a CDS encoding phytanoyl-CoA dioxygenase family protein, translating into MLDPAQADAFVEDGFVRIEGAFPGEAAAECREIIWRDLGADPADPATWPRTVAARPDHAQPPFVAAANTPRLHAAFDALVGKGRWTPRTSLGGFVIRFPSGEPAVVDGWHVDVSFPGPGSVPDDYLTWRANAVSRDRALLMFFLLSDVGPDDGPTRLRPGSHQDVARVLAPEGDDGLDARELAQRADAATAHRPTVHATGNAGDVYLCHPFLVHAGQPNTGTKPRFLGQPKLSPAQPLHPTGPSPVEAAIRRALAH
- a CDS encoding DUF397 domain-containing protein, translated to MQLSDALWRKSSHSTNNGGHCVELASEHGTVAVRDSKDPDGPRLLVSRRAFVMLLADLKR
- a CDS encoding helix-turn-helix domain-containing protein, producing the protein MAVDAEEIGRRIAEARGRAGLTQEALADRLALARSSLAKIEGGSRRVTALELARVAEELGTRIEWFLEDAPEAIVSRRNAQDPGAPSPGIDLMVERVARAVEFVSERSRRLLLTSPPQAAMPRDRDQAEELAANARSLLGAAPGGPLTDLAGPFAAIGLLAFSFDLGRDSADAATILLRQGGVAIINGDRPVGRRRLALAHELGHYLVADEYAVDWRIAEAQDAERRESLPDRFARAVLLPRKSIEEDWHRFTSGDGGPRSAAVRMASSYRVDMATLARRLAELAIIDGADAKKVRETKTTRADIVEYDLVVADELASPALPRVYEHAVLSLYREETISSARALDLLFDTWGDEPLPTLPRRSEGEIWQFV
- a CDS encoding DNA polymerase IV, with the protein product MAPWVLHVDLDQFLAAVEVLRRPELRGRPVIVGGDGDPTKRGVVSTASYEARAYGVHSGQPLRTAARRCPDAVFLPVDRELYESVSTRVMETLRGFGAVVEVLGWDEAFLAVDGDPEAVAQEIRARVHAATGLDCTVGIGENKLQAKIATGLGKPAGVFRLTGDTWFEVLGDRPTDALWGIGAKTAKKLKGAGITTVRELAAADPSALAERFGPATGPWLVRLARGLDGSPVTDAPHVPRSRGRETTFQQDLDDWESVRREVSRLARRVASDVADEGGNVARVIVKVRYAPFTTRTHGTTLDAPTAAPAQIEEAALAALARFGGGRPVRLLGVRAEFARPRPVTGA
- a CDS encoding DUF397 domain-containing protein — translated: MDVSSAQWRKSGRSTNNGGACVELASIPGTVAVRDSKDPDGPRLLVSRRAFAVLLSDLKR
- a CDS encoding helix-turn-helix transcriptional regulator — its product is MARKPSRNLHAVSPTLIAFGNQVRFYRERMGLSQDRLGERFPVTGSYIGQVEVGKTRCTFEFAEQLDGIVGAQGCLKLLWRDLVEEAAYPVWFDWPPIEREAVMVEAFELSVVHGLLQTPKYASALLDDEAAVSARMSRQSILSREDPPAPALSVLLDESVLNRDVGGPEVMREQLEHLVALQKKRLTIQVVPSEVHDGLSGSFILATMPDRSEVAYVETALRGMTMAGAADVTKLSEALVSLRSGAYSVRDSVEIIRKVVAEKWT